From Syntrophorhabdales bacterium, a single genomic window includes:
- the kdsB gene encoding 3-deoxy-manno-octulosonate cytidylyltransferase translates to MRRVIVIPARYASTRLPGKPLAPITGKPLIQWVYERAGTSTLKQETLIATDDARIRDAAVSFGASVVMTPVDCASGTDRVHEAIKGRDADIIVNVQGDEPSIRGDMIDTLFSVIEEESLDMATLCTPVKDKSELNNPHTVKVVLDQHGFALYFSRSLIPFPQKPAGADVYKHIGIYGFSRSFLERFVNLPKGKLEQMESLEQLRALEAGYKIKVLVVEYDGVSVDTPEDLARATSLLSTS, encoded by the coding sequence ATGAGAAGAGTGATCGTGATACCCGCACGATATGCGTCCACGAGGCTTCCCGGTAAACCGCTCGCGCCAATCACCGGAAAACCGCTCATACAGTGGGTATACGAACGCGCCGGCACATCCACCTTGAAGCAGGAGACCTTGATCGCGACAGACGATGCGCGCATACGGGATGCCGCTGTCTCTTTCGGGGCGTCAGTAGTTATGACTCCTGTCGATTGCGCTTCCGGCACTGACCGGGTGCATGAAGCAATCAAAGGACGCGACGCTGATATCATTGTAAATGTGCAAGGAGATGAACCCTCGATAAGGGGCGACATGATAGACACTCTCTTTTCAGTCATTGAGGAGGAGTCGCTCGACATGGCGACCCTCTGCACGCCCGTGAAAGACAAGAGTGAATTGAATAATCCGCATACAGTGAAGGTCGTTCTCGACCAGCACGGCTTTGCACTCTACTTTTCCCGATCGCTTATCCCTTTTCCGCAGAAACCTGCCGGCGCTGACGTGTACAAGCACATTGGCATTTATGGCTTCTCGCGCTCATTTCTGGAGAGGTTCGTGAACCTGCCCAAAGGAAAGCTGGAGCAGATGGAATCGCTCGAACAACTGCGCGCGCTCGAAGCCGGATATAAGATCAAAGTGCTTGTTGTTGAGTACGACGGTGTCAGCGTCGATACTCCTGAAGATCTCGCCCGTGCAACATCGCTGCTCAGCACAAGCTAG
- a CDS encoding acyl-CoA dehydrogenase family protein — translation MDFDIGNDLRDVEQAVREFAEKELELDYLQKLEDEHSYPRELFRKIGELGIIGAGFSEDIGGSGYGALGHVVAVTEMCRRLPGMGMALSLGYIPSFVVDISGTKEQREKYIRPLIEGRYIPAFSVTEPDSGSDIGTLKTRIEEKDDSFILNGSKTFTTNAGYADFYTVLAKDGERFTAVVFDKEQINENGPTRFEINDLGRKMGINTTASGELVFSDFRIPKDHVLGQRGKGKKAALAGFELSRIVIAAQAFGGMLYGYEKAADYAKKRKQFGRPIIQFQSIEHELVDMYVEIEKCRTLLYKTAWLYDKKDREASMYASMAKLAIPEAAIWLMNRSIDVLGGYGYMRDQGLEGALRDIRITSIYEGTRNIQKNIIAKMLY, via the coding sequence ATGGACTTTGATATCGGCAACGACTTAAGAGACGTAGAGCAAGCGGTGAGAGAATTCGCCGAGAAGGAACTGGAACTGGACTATCTCCAGAAACTCGAGGATGAGCACAGCTATCCCAGGGAACTCTTCAGAAAAATCGGCGAACTTGGCATCATAGGCGCAGGCTTCTCCGAGGACATCGGCGGCTCGGGCTACGGAGCCCTCGGCCACGTTGTCGCCGTCACTGAGATGTGCAGAAGATTGCCAGGCATGGGGATGGCTCTGAGCCTGGGCTATATCCCCAGCTTTGTCGTTGACATTTCCGGAACAAAGGAGCAGAGGGAAAAATATATACGTCCGCTGATAGAGGGACGGTACATCCCTGCTTTCAGCGTAACAGAGCCGGACAGCGGGAGCGACATCGGAACACTGAAGACTAGAATTGAGGAGAAGGATGATTCTTTTATCCTGAACGGCTCAAAGACTTTTACCACAAATGCTGGTTATGCAGACTTCTATACCGTGCTTGCAAAGGATGGAGAGCGTTTCACCGCTGTGGTCTTTGACAAAGAACAGATCAATGAAAACGGCCCCACGAGATTTGAGATAAACGATCTCGGCAGAAAAATGGGCATCAACACCACGGCGTCGGGAGAGCTTGTTTTCAGTGATTTCCGTATACCGAAAGACCACGTGCTCGGCCAGCGCGGCAAGGGGAAGAAAGCCGCGCTTGCAGGATTCGAACTCAGCAGAATAGTGATAGCGGCACAGGCATTCGGCGGCATGCTCTACGGGTATGAAAAAGCAGCGGACTACGCAAAGAAAAGAAAACAGTTCGGCAGGCCCATCATCCAGTTCCAGTCAATCGAGCACGAACTGGTGGATATGTACGTGGAGATAGAAAAGTGCCGGACCCTCCTTTACAAGACTGCCTGGCTTTACGATAAGAAGGACCGGGAAGCAAGCATGTACGCGTCTATGGCGAAACTGGCAATACCCGAAGCAGCGATATGGCTAATGAACAGGTCCATCGATGTCCTTGGCGGCTACGGCTATATGCGCGACCAGGGCCTTGAGGGAGCCCTCAGGGATATACGCATTACATCGATATACGAAGGCACCCGCAACATACAGAAGAACATCATCGCAAAGATGCTCTACTGA
- a CDS encoding HU family DNA-binding protein, with protein sequence MTKTELIDKMAKECKISKVAANKALDSFIDGVKKALKKGEKVTLIGFGTFSVTQRKARKGRNPQTGKEIKIPARKAPKFSAGQALKKAVK encoded by the coding sequence ATGACAAAGACAGAGCTTATCGATAAGATGGCGAAAGAGTGCAAGATCAGCAAGGTGGCTGCAAACAAAGCGCTCGATTCTTTTATCGACGGGGTAAAGAAAGCCCTGAAGAAAGGGGAGAAGGTCACTCTTATCGGTTTCGGTACGTTCTCTGTCACGCAGAGAAAAGCACGGAAGGGGAGAAATCCGCAGACAGGCAAAGAGATAAAGATTCCTGCGAGAAAGGCTCCGAAATTTTCGGCCGGCCAGGCACTTAAGAAAGCCGTCAAGTAA
- a CDS encoding aldo/keto reductase — MNTTKLGAHGPRVSAIGLGCMAMSGLYGPADEAEGIATIRAALDAGVTLLDTGDFYGMGHNEILIREALRGMRREDVVLSVKFGALRDPSGGWSGYDCRPQAIKNFLAYSLKRLGVDYVDIYRPARLDKTVPIEETVGTIGEMVKAGYVRHVGLSEVGAETIRKAASVHPISDLQIEYSLVSRGIEKHILPVCRELKIGITAYGVLSRGLISGHWNRQRITGDPRTVRFPRFASPNVEQNLALVESLRAVAEEKGVTVAQLAIAWVAAQGSDIVPLVGPRKRESLSEALGAGAVTLTRADLDRIEAAVPAGAAQGERYAPESLRDLDSERES, encoded by the coding sequence ATGAATACCACGAAGCTAGGCGCACATGGACCGCGGGTTTCCGCGATCGGGTTAGGCTGCATGGCCATGTCCGGCCTGTACGGCCCTGCCGATGAGGCTGAGGGCATCGCCACCATCAGGGCTGCTCTTGACGCGGGCGTTACGTTACTCGATACAGGCGATTTCTACGGAATGGGTCACAACGAGATACTGATCCGTGAAGCCCTGCGAGGCATGCGCCGGGAAGACGTTGTACTGAGCGTGAAGTTCGGCGCCCTGAGGGACCCTTCGGGCGGCTGGAGCGGTTACGACTGCCGACCGCAGGCGATCAAAAACTTTCTCGCCTATTCACTCAAACGGCTTGGCGTGGACTACGTGGACATCTATCGGCCGGCGCGCCTTGATAAAACGGTGCCAATAGAGGAGACCGTAGGCACTATAGGTGAGATGGTGAAGGCGGGTTACGTTCGCCATGTTGGTCTATCCGAGGTGGGAGCTGAAACGATACGCAAGGCAGCCTCAGTGCATCCTATCAGCGATCTGCAGATAGAGTACTCCCTCGTCTCGCGAGGAATCGAGAAGCACATCCTTCCTGTGTGCAGGGAACTGAAGATAGGAATAACAGCTTATGGCGTACTGTCGCGAGGCCTTATCAGCGGCCATTGGAACAGGCAGAGGATCACAGGCGATCCGCGAACAGTGCGGTTCCCTCGTTTCGCATCACCCAATGTGGAGCAGAATCTTGCGCTGGTCGAATCGCTACGCGCGGTAGCCGAAGAGAAAGGCGTTACGGTGGCACAGCTCGCGATCGCCTGGGTAGCAGCGCAGGGGAGTGATATCGTGCCTCTCGTTGGACCTCGCAAACGTGAGAGCCTTTCAGAGGCACTCGGCGCGGGCGCGGTCACGCTGACAAGAGCAGACCTCGACCGTATCGAGGCTGCGGTTCCAGCGGGAGCCGCGCAGGGTGAACGCTATGCGCCCGAGTCCCTGCGAGATCTCGACAGCGAACGGGAAAGCTGA
- a CDS encoding CocE/NonD family hydrolase → MKEHLGSQPQYQTKVEGIDVMVPMRDGVKLAVDVYRPDNEGRFPALFAFAAHNKFLQSPEAVEACHNQPAWAPLWCGAAEAGDTRFLTSRGYAHVIANPRGFGNSEPGDRWVEGRMDAYDLIEWIAQQPWCDGSVGMIGISDFGRSQMIAAMTRPPHLKAIFPYDPGNFSFRDLFPGGVMHVFLLGLIKHSVENKREIKLSPGEEKLWEEAFSNPDNRMYPVVFNLLQRKGNLDLRTFRFLIHPYEQENQGEVEEGMKKINIPMYTGSGWYAYTYKQHLFAALRYWEKGAGAPHRKLLLNGPAQFPRPWIAFHDEIVRWYDYWLKGIDTGVMEEPKVKIWVMGANHWRRADEWPLKQTQWKKLYLDSWERLRWEPFAPLSFDGIDAPDCFAQMPLTQTRTVQKLRYMSDPLPHDMEVTGPLSLHFWAEIDQEDTNWIIILKDVGPDVSVQTAREGEMERPAVPERELTRGWLKASHRAIDEGKSLPGRPFHPLTRSAQKAVVPGEVCQYDVELAATSNLFERDHRICVEITSLDIPTGVSGDTAVVYIPWHICSSKTVVHKIYRCQQYPSHLLLPVIEENE, encoded by the coding sequence ATGAAAGAACACTTGGGTTCTCAACCCCAATACCAGACAAAGGTGGAAGGCATCGACGTCATGGTCCCTATGAGGGATGGCGTGAAACTCGCCGTCGACGTTTACCGGCCTGATAATGAAGGACGTTTTCCAGCCCTCTTCGCTTTTGCCGCACACAATAAATTTCTGCAGAGCCCGGAGGCGGTTGAAGCCTGTCATAATCAGCCGGCGTGGGCGCCGTTATGGTGCGGCGCTGCAGAGGCCGGCGATACCAGGTTCCTGACCTCGAGAGGCTACGCGCACGTGATCGCGAACCCCAGAGGATTCGGCAATTCTGAACCGGGAGATCGGTGGGTCGAGGGTAGGATGGATGCGTATGATCTGATTGAGTGGATTGCACAGCAGCCCTGGTGTGACGGCAGCGTAGGTATGATAGGCATATCCGATTTCGGAAGGAGTCAGATGATCGCTGCCATGACCCGGCCTCCCCACCTCAAGGCGATCTTCCCTTACGATCCCGGCAACTTCTCCTTCAGAGATTTGTTCCCTGGCGGCGTGATGCACGTGTTTCTGTTGGGGCTCATCAAGCACAGCGTAGAAAACAAGCGCGAGATAAAGCTGAGTCCCGGAGAAGAAAAGCTCTGGGAAGAGGCCTTCAGCAATCCGGACAACAGGATGTACCCGGTCGTGTTTAATCTCCTCCAGAGGAAGGGCAACCTCGACCTGAGAACCTTCCGTTTCCTGATCCATCCTTACGAGCAGGAAAATCAGGGCGAGGTTGAAGAGGGAATGAAGAAGATCAATATCCCCATGTACACGGGTTCGGGATGGTACGCCTACACCTATAAACAGCATTTGTTTGCGGCCCTGAGATACTGGGAGAAAGGAGCTGGTGCTCCGCATAGAAAACTGCTCCTGAACGGACCGGCTCAGTTCCCGAGGCCGTGGATTGCCTTCCATGACGAGATCGTGCGCTGGTACGATTACTGGCTCAAGGGCATCGATACAGGGGTCATGGAAGAACCCAAGGTAAAGATCTGGGTAATGGGGGCCAACCACTGGCGCCGTGCGGATGAATGGCCATTGAAACAAACGCAGTGGAAAAAACTCTACCTTGATTCATGGGAACGTCTCAGGTGGGAGCCCTTCGCGCCTTTGAGCTTCGACGGCATTGATGCGCCCGACTGCTTTGCGCAGATGCCTCTCACACAGACACGAACAGTACAGAAGCTGAGATACATGTCCGATCCTCTCCCGCACGACATGGAAGTAACCGGGCCTCTCTCACTTCATTTCTGGGCAGAGATCGATCAGGAGGATACGAACTGGATCATCATTCTTAAGGACGTGGGCCCGGATGTATCAGTGCAGACCGCAAGAGAAGGGGAAATGGAACGACCGGCAGTGCCGGAGAGAGAACTAACAAGAGGGTGGCTCAAGGCTTCTCACAGAGCGATAGACGAAGGCAAATCACTTCCGGGACGCCCCTTCCATCCATTGACGCGCAGCGCGCAAAAGGCGGTGGTTCCGGGAGAGGTTTGTCAATACGACGTGGAATTAGCTGCAACCTCAAACCTTTTTGAACGAGATCACAGAATCTGCGTAGAGATAACTTCCCTGGATATACCCACAGGGGTCAGCGGAGATACTGCAGTGGTCTATATTCCGTGGCACATCTGCTCAAGCAAGACAGTGGTGCACAAAATCTACCGTTGCCAGCAGTACCCGTCGCACCTTCTCCTGCCTGTCATCGAGGAGAACGAATGA